One Halostagnicola kamekurae DNA segment encodes these proteins:
- a CDS encoding FAD-dependent oxidoreductase produces MNSQTDVLVIGGGATGVGIARDLALRDVDVTLVERDGLAAGASGRSHGLLHSGARYAESDEAGARECLRENRILRSIGGDCVRHTRGLFVQLAGDDPDYFEEKRAACAEIGIPTEVVDANEIRAELPAINHEVERAMWVPDGVVVPSRLVAANAADARDHGAEILTHAPVTSMTLEEGDGEPGTRKISQVSIGGEPERTIEPEIVVNAAGAYAERIGELAGVSIPMRPTRGVMVSVEYDSFEPVLNRCRDPDDGDIIVPHDEEVVLGTTSVPVDDPDEYERPDWEVERTVAECSKLVPDVSERAIVRTWWGVRPLYEPDEAARGGRGISRGFVRLDHADDGVEDFLSIVGGKLTTYRQMAEATADLVCEKLEVDAECLTADVSLPNADDPEQLDAYVREFDAGSPTDADLVGR; encoded by the coding sequence ATGAACAGTCAAACGGACGTCCTCGTTATCGGCGGCGGCGCGACCGGCGTCGGGATCGCCAGAGACCTCGCGCTCCGGGACGTAGACGTGACGCTGGTCGAACGCGACGGCCTCGCCGCGGGCGCGTCGGGCCGGTCTCACGGCCTCTTACATAGCGGTGCCCGATACGCCGAGTCCGACGAAGCGGGCGCTCGAGAGTGCCTTCGAGAGAACCGAATCCTTCGGTCGATCGGCGGCGACTGTGTTCGCCACACCCGCGGTCTGTTCGTCCAGTTGGCCGGCGACGATCCGGACTATTTCGAGGAGAAACGCGCCGCCTGTGCGGAGATCGGCATTCCGACGGAGGTCGTCGACGCGAACGAGATCCGGGCGGAGCTGCCGGCGATCAACCACGAGGTCGAACGGGCGATGTGGGTCCCCGACGGCGTCGTCGTTCCCTCCCGGTTGGTCGCCGCGAACGCGGCGGACGCCCGCGATCACGGGGCGGAAATTCTGACTCACGCGCCGGTCACGTCGATGACGCTCGAGGAGGGCGACGGCGAACCCGGAACGAGGAAAATTTCACAGGTTTCGATCGGCGGCGAGCCAGAACGCACCATCGAACCCGAAATCGTCGTCAACGCCGCCGGCGCGTACGCCGAACGGATCGGCGAACTGGCGGGCGTCTCGATCCCGATGCGTCCGACCAGAGGCGTCATGGTCTCGGTCGAATACGACTCGTTCGAACCGGTGCTCAACCGCTGTCGCGATCCGGACGACGGCGACATCATCGTCCCCCACGACGAGGAGGTCGTCCTCGGGACGACGAGCGTTCCCGTCGACGACCCCGACGAGTACGAACGGCCCGACTGGGAGGTCGAACGCACGGTCGCTGAGTGCTCGAAACTGGTCCCGGACGTCAGCGAGCGAGCGATCGTCCGAACTTGGTGGGGTGTCAGACCGCTGTACGAACCGGACGAAGCCGCCCGCGGCGGCCGCGGAATCTCGAGGGGGTTCGTCCGACTGGACCACGCTGACGACGGCGTCGAGGACTTCCTCAGCATCGTCGGCGGGAAACTCACGACCTACCGGCAGATGGCCGAGGCGACCGCCGACCTGGTCTGTGAGAAACTCGAGGTGGACGCCGAGTGTCTGACGGCGGACGTCTCGCTTCCGAACGCGGACGATCCAGAACAGTTAGACGCTTACGTCCGAGAGTTCGACGCTGGCAGTCCGACGGACGCGGATCTCGTCGGCCGGTGA
- a CDS encoding phage NrS-1 polymerase family protein — MAFVKQLYYWCRGDQQLMDDCFRASDRMRQKWDEVHSSDRVTYGEMTIRRVCRTNSDTFGGRYVERR, encoded by the coding sequence ATGGCCTTCGTGAAGCAACTATACTACTGGTGTCGAGGTGACCAGCAGTTGATGGATGATTGCTTCCGAGCCTCTGACCGGATGCGTCAGAAGTGGGACGAGGTACACTCCTCTGATAGAGTCACGTATGGGGAGATGACCATACGAAGGGTCTGTCGAACCAACAGCGACACCTTCGGAGGGAGGTACGTGGAGAGAAGGTAG
- a CDS encoding FkbM family methyltransferase: MNTLIKAIRILRREGPFELLKRGVPYLIDNYVGPLLLPKPYVQYNSVDVNTGKYFDSIAPWRCNQNRPDYESGLVSGIEEFTEEGDNVVIVGGGWGVTAVKAAQKVGNSGRVTVYEGSERQINHVQETIRKHNLSDRVDVVHGIVGPEISLRGEAKNASRVSPEQLPECDVLELDCEGAEIEILENLTIQPRVILVESHGIRDSPSSKVEELLNDLSYSVKSKEIADRGREDVCLENDIYSLTAVQE; encoded by the coding sequence ATGAACACTCTCATCAAAGCAATCCGTATTCTTAGAAGAGAAGGCCCCTTCGAACTACTCAAAAGAGGAGTTCCATATCTCATCGACAATTATGTTGGCCCGTTGTTGTTGCCAAAACCTTATGTTCAATATAATTCTGTCGACGTGAACACGGGAAAATACTTTGACTCGATTGCTCCGTGGAGATGCAATCAAAATAGACCCGATTACGAATCTGGACTGGTTTCGGGAATTGAGGAGTTCACGGAAGAGGGGGATAATGTAGTTATTGTAGGAGGTGGATGGGGTGTTACAGCAGTTAAAGCCGCACAGAAGGTAGGAAATTCTGGGAGGGTGACGGTATATGAGGGGTCAGAGAGACAAATTAACCACGTTCAAGAAACCATCAGGAAACATAATCTCTCCGATAGAGTTGATGTTGTACACGGTATTGTCGGGCCGGAAATTAGTCTTCGTGGGGAAGCAAAAAATGCATCTCGTGTTTCTCCAGAGCAACTTCCTGAGTGTGACGTTCTGGAATTAGATTGTGAGGGAGCCGAAATTGAGATATTGGAGAATCTGACAATTCAACCGAGGGTAATCTTGGTCGAAAGTCACGGGATAAGAGATTCCCCTAGTTCGAAAGTCGAAGAATTGCTAAACGACTTGTCGTATTCAGTGAAATCCAAGGAGATAGCAGACAGAGGGCGTGAAGATGTGTGTTTGGAGAACGATATTTACAGTCTCACCGCAGTTCAAGAGTAA
- a CDS encoding double zinc ribbon domain-containing protein, with translation MSKITFRADDELIDELETFDASKSEVMRDALRTYLEGGSSAQSQETITQAEPARDGSGHESIDEFVRERVDELLEDRLAERRQREPQDVNVTVALEKAQQTRKTQEANDAVGNSVTQPHQSRSPGRTEPNSTGQQCGQCGESISGDHVYCPNCGEKASHRLFCECGDELRSDWGFCPGCGRRTAAADVLDSNGQHSRNS, from the coding sequence ATGAGCAAGATCACGTTCCGTGCCGACGACGAGCTCATCGACGAACTCGAGACGTTCGACGCGTCGAAAAGCGAGGTGATGCGAGACGCGCTTCGAACGTATCTCGAGGGCGGTTCGTCGGCTCAGTCCCAGGAGACGATCACCCAGGCTGAGCCAGCACGGGACGGGTCGGGCCACGAGAGCATTGACGAGTTCGTTCGCGAGCGGGTCGACGAACTCCTCGAGGACCGACTCGCAGAGCGGAGACAGCGAGAGCCTCAGGACGTAAACGTCACGGTGGCCCTCGAGAAGGCTCAGCAGACGCGTAAGACACAGGAGGCGAACGACGCCGTTGGAAATTCTGTCACACAACCACACCAATCTCGAAGTCCGGGTCGGACCGAACCGAACTCGACCGGACAACAGTGTGGCCAGTGCGGCGAATCCATCTCGGGAGACCACGTCTACTGCCCGAACTGCGGCGAGAAAGCGTCTCACCGGCTGTTCTGTGAGTGTGGCGACGAACTGCGATCGGACTGGGGATTCTGTCCCGGCTGCGGGCGTCGGACGGCCGCGGCGGACGTTCTCGATTCGAACGGCCAGCACTCGAGAAATTCGTAA
- a CDS encoding ribbon-helix-helix domain-containing protein, whose product MERVTLRIPEQQIDEVEQLVDSGEFPNRSEAIRSAVREMINEQQNGRRDQTSKRGWAKV is encoded by the coding sequence ATGGAGCGTGTGACACTGCGAATCCCGGAACAGCAGATCGACGAGGTCGAACAGCTGGTCGACTCGGGCGAGTTTCCGAACCGGAGCGAGGCGATCCGGTCGGCCGTTCGAGAGATGATCAACGAACAACAGAACGGTCGTCGCGACCAGACGAGTAAACGCGGCTGGGCGAAGGTGTAA
- the ftsZ gene encoding cell division protein FtsZ, with protein MQDIVQDALDNAEAEARQMDESMDDDEFGDPRIVIVGCGGAGNNTINRLYNIGVDGADTVAINTDKQHLKMIEADTKILVGKSLTNGLGAGGDPSMGERATEMAQSTIKEVLGDADLVFVTAGMGGGTGTGAAPVVSKIAKDQGAIVVGMVSTPFNVERARTVKAEEGLEKLREQADSIIVLDNNRLLDYVPNLPIGKAFSVMDQIIAETVKGISETITQPSLINLDYADMSTIMNQGGVAVMLVGETQDKNKTQEVVSDAMNHPLLDVDYRGASGGLVHITGGPDLTLKEAEGIADNITERLEASANVIWGARIQENYKGKVRVMAIMTGVQSAQVLGPTTQKQADKSRQSIEGLNDADFDASNNVEASHPGTQSDGGRDKLEQKNGVDVIR; from the coding sequence ATGCAGGATATCGTACAAGACGCCCTCGATAACGCCGAAGCGGAAGCTCGTCAGATGGACGAATCGATGGACGACGACGAGTTCGGCGATCCGCGGATCGTGATCGTCGGCTGTGGCGGTGCTGGAAACAATACGATCAATCGGCTGTATAACATCGGCGTCGACGGTGCGGACACCGTCGCGATCAACACCGACAAGCAGCATCTGAAGATGATCGAAGCCGACACGAAGATCCTCGTCGGCAAATCCCTTACCAACGGCCTCGGCGCCGGCGGTGACCCGTCGATGGGCGAACGAGCGACCGAAATGGCCCAGAGCACGATCAAAGAGGTTCTCGGTGACGCAGACCTCGTCTTCGTGACCGCCGGCATGGGCGGTGGCACCGGCACGGGTGCCGCCCCCGTCGTCTCGAAGATCGCGAAAGATCAGGGCGCTATCGTCGTTGGCATGGTTTCGACGCCGTTCAACGTCGAGCGCGCTCGGACGGTCAAAGCCGAGGAAGGCCTCGAGAAACTTCGAGAACAGGCCGACTCGATCATCGTCCTCGACAACAACCGGCTCCTCGATTACGTCCCGAACCTCCCGATTGGCAAGGCCTTCTCGGTGATGGACCAGATTATCGCCGAAACGGTCAAAGGGATTTCGGAGACGATCACCCAGCCGAGCCTGATCAATTTGGACTACGCGGACATGTCCACGATCATGAATCAGGGCGGCGTCGCGGTGATGCTCGTCGGCGAGACCCAGGACAAGAACAAGACACAGGAAGTCGTCAGCGACGCGATGAACCACCCGCTGCTCGACGTCGACTATCGGGGTGCCTCCGGCGGCCTCGTTCACATCACCGGTGGACCGGACCTCACGCTGAAAGAGGCCGAAGGCATCGCGGACAACATCACCGAGCGACTCGAGGCGAGCGCGAACGTCATCTGGGGCGCTCGTATCCAGGAGAACTACAAGGGTAAGGTTCGCGTCATGGCCATCATGACCGGCGTCCAGAGCGCGCAGGTCCTCGGGCCGACGACCCAAAAACAGGCCGATAAGTCACGCCAGAGTATCGAAGGGCTCAACGACGCCGATTTCGATGCGAGTAACAACGTCGAAGCGTCTCACCCCGGCACCCAGAGTGACGGCGGCAGAGACAAACTCGAGCAGAAAAACGGCGTCGACGTTATTCGGTAA
- the ncsA gene encoding tRNA 2-thiolation protein NcsA: protein MECNRCEEPSIMHAAYSGAHLCESHFRESVEKRVRRRVRRDDLVSPDAMPEDPQTWVIGLSGGKDSVVLTQILHETFAEDPRIELVGLTIHEGIEGYRDKSVDACVELADDLEIRHEVVSYAEEFGVEMDDVVEDDPEDMAACAYCGVFRRDLLEKYADELGADLMLTGHNLDDEAQTALMNFLEGDVAQIAKHFDASLGPISDREDQSEFVPRAKPLRDVPEKEVALYAHVRDLPAHITECPHSSEAYRGEIQRLLYDLEENHPGTRHSILSGYEELAGLVAERYHGDDEAGADLRECVECGSTTTRERCRKCSLLDALA, encoded by the coding sequence ATGGAGTGTAACCGGTGCGAGGAGCCGTCGATCATGCACGCCGCGTACTCGGGCGCACACCTCTGTGAGTCACACTTTCGCGAATCGGTCGAGAAACGCGTCCGGCGACGGGTCCGCCGGGACGACCTCGTTTCTCCCGACGCGATGCCCGAGGACCCGCAAACGTGGGTTATCGGCCTCTCCGGCGGGAAAGACAGCGTCGTCCTCACGCAGATCCTCCACGAAACATTCGCGGAGGACCCCCGCATCGAGCTGGTCGGGCTGACGATTCACGAAGGGATCGAGGGCTATCGCGACAAGTCCGTCGACGCCTGCGTCGAGTTGGCCGACGACCTCGAGATCCGCCACGAAGTCGTCAGCTACGCCGAGGAGTTCGGCGTCGAGATGGACGACGTCGTCGAGGACGATCCCGAGGACATGGCCGCCTGTGCCTACTGCGGCGTCTTCCGACGGGACCTCCTCGAGAAATACGCCGACGAACTCGGTGCGGATCTCATGCTGACCGGCCACAACCTCGACGACGAGGCCCAGACGGCGCTGATGAACTTCCTCGAGGGCGACGTCGCACAGATCGCGAAGCACTTCGACGCCAGTCTCGGTCCTATTTCCGATCGCGAGGACCAATCCGAGTTCGTCCCGCGAGCAAAGCCCCTCCGTGACGTGCCCGAGAAGGAGGTGGCCCTCTACGCGCACGTCCGAGACCTCCCCGCACACATCACCGAGTGTCCTCACTCGAGCGAGGCCTATCGCGGGGAGATACAGCGACTCCTGTACGATCTCGAGGAGAATCACCCGGGGACTCGCCACTCGATCCTCTCGGGGTACGAGGAACTCGCCGGTCTCGTCGCGGAGCGATACCACGGCGACGACGAGGCGGGAGCCGACCTCCGCGAGTGCGTCGAGTGCGGATCGACGACGACTCGAGAGCGGTGTCGGAAGTGCTCGCTGTTAGACGCGCTCGCCTGA
- a CDS encoding alpha/beta fold hydrolase — protein sequence MRHRIFNEGSDDDLVFIMGWGNRWTHENVSWLIGRLADAGFRIHAFELPTNIDDFKADWLEPIVEYVVDLDGYQLLAHSAGALVGQALDGAENHVYLSPWWAYSEDHPEFVLELVERIPTDFPFVPFGGMGTEDLGSLATDHQIATTPEWVSPAFVRETRHAQQELLTIDHDAVVFCSLRDPVISLRPIGERVPAEHVVLYSGGHELFSSRVRERYVDTLITALQDGAKSIEDRPTVPV from the coding sequence ATGAGACACCGCATCTTCAACGAGGGCAGCGACGACGATCTGGTCTTTATCATGGGCTGGGGAAATCGCTGGACCCACGAAAACGTGAGCTGGCTCATCGGCCGGCTCGCAGATGCCGGGTTTCGGATCCACGCGTTCGAACTCCCGACGAACATCGACGACTTCAAAGCCGACTGGCTCGAGCCGATCGTCGAGTACGTCGTCGACCTCGACGGCTACCAGCTGCTCGCCCACAGCGCCGGCGCGCTCGTCGGCCAGGCCCTCGACGGGGCGGAAAACCACGTCTACCTGAGCCCCTGGTGGGCCTACAGCGAGGACCACCCGGAGTTCGTCCTCGAGCTCGTCGAACGGATCCCGACGGACTTTCCGTTCGTCCCCTTCGGCGGGATGGGCACGGAAGACCTGGGTAGTCTCGCAACGGATCATCAGATCGCGACGACCCCCGAGTGGGTCTCCCCGGCGTTCGTCCGGGAGACGCGCCACGCTCAGCAGGAACTGCTCACGATCGACCACGACGCCGTCGTCTTCTGCTCGCTTCGAGACCCCGTCATCAGCCTCCGACCGATCGGCGAGCGCGTTCCCGCCGAACACGTCGTGCTCTACAGCGGCGGTCACGAGCTGTTTTCCTCCCGCGTTCGCGAACGCTACGTCGATACTCTCATCACGGCGCTGCAAGACGGCGCCAAATCGATCGAAGATCGGCCGACGGTTCCAGTCTGA
- a CDS encoding DUF7095 family protein has product MSGFSRDEAVDRLEAIVETVENDLTPVPVREVWAFGDIALGLDPVERLDVYLTKDVLVRDDQAGGPAADAEYDVEGVGKSVRAEWAERYPEHLRANRNGHAAPEKCLAAQLLPDDEPVHLEVCNTSFEDNVTQRLRGAKLREDYTQLLDPRGVCLWVDGTTSEEAFRKLREGDLALPTLSAALEMLGMDEPEADEAAQAVHEWRSTQEGVTIRGDVV; this is encoded by the coding sequence ATGAGCGGATTCTCTCGTGACGAGGCCGTCGACCGGCTCGAGGCGATCGTCGAGACCGTCGAGAATGACCTCACGCCGGTTCCCGTCCGCGAAGTGTGGGCGTTCGGGGATATCGCGCTGGGACTCGACCCGGTCGAACGGCTGGACGTCTACCTGACGAAAGACGTGCTCGTCCGCGACGATCAAGCGGGTGGCCCAGCGGCGGACGCCGAGTACGACGTCGAGGGCGTCGGTAAGTCGGTCCGTGCCGAGTGGGCCGAGCGCTATCCCGAACACCTTCGAGCGAACCGAAACGGCCACGCCGCACCCGAGAAGTGTCTGGCCGCCCAGTTGCTTCCCGACGACGAACCGGTCCACCTCGAGGTCTGTAATACGTCCTTCGAGGACAACGTCACACAACGACTGCGCGGCGCGAAACTCCGGGAGGACTACACCCAGTTGCTCGATCCGCGCGGGGTCTGTCTCTGGGTCGACGGCACCACGAGCGAAGAGGCGTTTCGGAAACTCCGTGAGGGCGACCTCGCGCTGCCGACGCTGTCTGCGGCCCTCGAGATGCTCGGAATGGACGAGCCGGAGGCGGACGAGGCTGCCCAGGCCGTCCACGAGTGGCGGTCGACCCAGGAGGGCGTGACGATCCGCGGCGACGTGGTCTGA
- a CDS encoding class I SAM-dependent methyltransferase → MREFTAEYLRRTREGMWADSRAALEPLSLESRSRILDVGCGTGELSAVLAADSPGEVVGCDVDATLLESARTRDGVSTVAGNALELPFADDAFDLVVCQALLINLPDPAAALAEFARVSSDLVAAIEPDNGAVDVDSSVDREERLERRARRAYLEGVRTDVTLGGGAREAFESAGLDVHETRRYDHVRRVEPPYSEGAVLDARRKATGSGLADDRETMLAGALTESEYDDLRGSWREMGRDVIDQMASREYRREESVPFFVTTGSVPDTRGAVPESEGSVPNPTSPVSECER, encoded by the coding sequence GTGCGCGAGTTTACGGCGGAATACCTTCGTCGAACCCGCGAGGGCATGTGGGCGGATTCTCGAGCGGCGCTCGAGCCGCTTTCGCTCGAGTCACGGAGCCGGATTCTCGACGTGGGCTGTGGAACCGGCGAGTTGAGCGCCGTCCTCGCCGCCGATTCGCCGGGCGAGGTCGTCGGCTGTGACGTTGACGCGACGCTCCTCGAGAGCGCGCGAACTCGAGACGGCGTCTCGACGGTCGCCGGAAACGCGCTCGAGCTCCCGTTCGCAGACGACGCGTTCGATCTGGTCGTCTGTCAGGCCCTGTTGATCAACCTCCCGGACCCGGCGGCGGCGCTCGCGGAGTTCGCCCGCGTCTCGAGCGATCTGGTCGCGGCGATCGAACCCGACAACGGTGCCGTCGACGTCGACTCGAGCGTCGACCGCGAGGAACGACTCGAGCGGCGGGCGCGTCGGGCTTACCTCGAGGGCGTTCGGACCGACGTGACGCTGGGCGGGGGAGCGCGCGAGGCCTTCGAATCTGCCGGCCTCGACGTCCACGAGACGCGCCGGTACGATCACGTCCGACGCGTCGAACCGCCCTATAGCGAGGGAGCGGTGCTCGACGCCCGGCGGAAAGCGACCGGATCCGGGCTAGCGGACGACCGCGAGACGATGCTCGCGGGCGCGCTGACCGAGTCGGAGTACGACGACCTGCGCGGTTCCTGGCGGGAGATGGGCCGAGACGTGATCGACCAGATGGCGTCTCGAGAGTACCGCCGCGAGGAATCGGTTCCGTTTTTCGTCACGACGGGTTCGGTACCGGACACGAGGGGTGCAGTACCGGAGTCGGAGGGTTCAGTTCCGAATCCGACGAGTCCGGTTTCAGAGTGCGAGCGGTGA
- a CDS encoding amphi-Trp domain-containing protein, giving the protein MGDTTTYTDDLAREEASDLIQELARELREGDTAEVRIGNKMVELSPASEVEYSIEANERSPMLGGAHESITVEVSWSVPDKS; this is encoded by the coding sequence ATGGGAGATACGACAACCTATACGGACGACCTCGCGCGAGAAGAAGCGTCGGACCTAATTCAGGAACTGGCTCGAGAGCTCCGCGAGGGCGACACCGCGGAGGTCCGCATCGGGAACAAGATGGTCGAGTTGTCGCCCGCCTCGGAGGTCGAGTACTCGATCGAAGCCAACGAGCGGTCACCGATGCTCGGGGGTGCTCACGAATCGATCACCGTCGAGGTCTCCTGGTCGGTGCCGGATAAAAGCTGA
- a CDS encoding deoxyribonuclease IV, translating to MKVGAHVSISGSRVSSDDETPPYDDIRNAVHRQLAFGGNCGQVFTTSPQVWAQPEISEEAAEGFKEETDDKLEGPWVIHSAYLVNLCTPKEDLRRKSKESMQAELDAAERLGIPYVNVHLGAHTGAGVEGGLDNAAGVIDDLEVPDDVTILIESDAGSGTKLGGEFAHLAGIIDRTETDIGICIDTAHTLVAGNDLTTPAAVDETIGRFDDEVGLEYLEYIHLNDSKHDVGTHKDEHALIGEGYIGEDGMRAIVNHPDLRDLPFALETPTEDGRGFAWNIEKVRELRED from the coding sequence ATGAAGGTCGGCGCACACGTTTCGATTTCCGGATCGCGCGTTTCCTCCGACGACGAGACACCGCCCTACGACGACATCCGAAACGCGGTACACCGCCAGCTCGCTTTCGGCGGGAACTGCGGACAGGTGTTTACGACCTCGCCACAGGTCTGGGCGCAGCCAGAGATCAGCGAGGAAGCCGCCGAGGGGTTCAAAGAAGAGACCGACGACAAACTCGAGGGACCATGGGTGATCCACTCCGCGTATCTGGTCAATCTCTGTACGCCCAAAGAGGACCTGCGCCGAAAGTCAAAAGAGAGCATGCAGGCCGAACTCGACGCGGCCGAACGCCTCGGCATTCCCTACGTAAACGTCCACCTGGGTGCCCACACCGGCGCGGGCGTCGAAGGAGGCCTCGACAACGCCGCGGGCGTCATCGACGACCTCGAGGTTCCCGACGACGTGACGATCCTCATCGAGTCCGACGCGGGCAGCGGGACGAAACTCGGCGGCGAGTTCGCCCACCTCGCGGGGATCATCGACCGCACCGAGACCGACATCGGCATCTGCATCGACACCGCTCACACGCTGGTCGCGGGCAACGACCTCACAACGCCCGCGGCCGTCGACGAGACGATCGGCCGCTTCGACGACGAGGTCGGACTCGAGTACCTCGAGTACATTCACTTGAACGACTCGAAACACGACGTGGGGACCCACAAGGACGAACACGCGCTCATCGGCGAGGGGTACATCGGCGAGGACGGCATGCGCGCCATCGTGAACCACCCGGATCTCCGGGACCTGCCGTTCGCGCTCGAGACCCCGACCGAAGACGGCCGCGGCTTCGCGTGGAACATCGAGAAAGTCAGAGAACTCCGCGAGGACTAA
- a CDS encoding lipoate--protein ligase family protein, whose amino-acid sequence MTATDLENRDWRLITDDAREGAMQMALEEVAARTALEDDLRTVRVYSWEPGTLSLGYRQDAETVDWDWCVENGVGVTRRQTGGGGIYHDATADISYTIVAPAAEVPGDLMECYALFCEPILEAFAEMGVDAAFAESERESIYRPSCYLRDINPAHDIVVDGAKISGNAQYRQRDVVIQHGSISYGLEPARHVGVFDTDLEEATFTDRVTSIREQTGLERGEAVDALADTLGAWCDAEAGSWRDDELAAAEELAERKFGSDAWVRDREVLEASEH is encoded by the coding sequence ATGACCGCGACGGATCTCGAAAACCGGGACTGGCGACTGATTACGGACGACGCTCGCGAGGGCGCGATGCAGATGGCTCTCGAAGAAGTCGCCGCCCGAACCGCCCTCGAGGACGACCTGCGGACGGTTCGAGTCTACTCCTGGGAGCCCGGAACACTCTCGCTGGGGTACCGACAGGACGCCGAGACGGTCGACTGGGACTGGTGTGTAGAAAACGGCGTCGGCGTCACGCGCCGACAGACCGGCGGCGGGGGCATCTACCACGACGCGACCGCCGACATCTCCTATACGATCGTCGCGCCCGCCGCGGAGGTGCCCGGCGACCTCATGGAGTGTTACGCCCTGTTTTGCGAGCCGATTCTCGAGGCGTTCGCCGAGATGGGCGTCGACGCCGCCTTCGCCGAGTCCGAACGGGAGTCGATCTACCGGCCGTCCTGTTACCTTCGAGACATCAACCCGGCCCACGACATCGTCGTCGACGGGGCGAAGATCAGCGGCAACGCCCAGTACCGACAGCGCGACGTCGTCATCCAGCACGGCTCGATAAGCTACGGACTCGAGCCCGCGCGCCACGTCGGCGTCTTCGATACCGACCTCGAGGAGGCGACGTTTACGGATCGCGTAACGAGCATCCGCGAACAGACGGGTCTCGAGCGCGGTGAGGCGGTCGACGCGCTCGCCGACACGCTCGGCGCGTGGTGTGACGCCGAGGCGGGGTCGTGGCGAGACGACGAACTCGCGGCCGCCGAGGAACTCGCCGAGCGGAAGTTCGGCAGCGACGCGTGGGTTCGCGACCGGGAGGTACTCGAGGCGAGCGAACACTGA
- a CDS encoding DUF7551 domain-containing protein, with protein MIGTTLGDIRQHLEALAEETGQYYLVCGRTGERPSPAIGLRFENRPTARAAARATEQYRAALRRYDPQLPRYDVIVCEEDGHSSPNESETVSTNHARGATASRETPLSPPDDRSASEESLVDFCHAIAGAVFETVAESSHQSVERAIMDTYLEIAETIETPDELCLRLLESMAIELERRLDPEAQAAILAAAAERLSSPPADDDPLEFALSRLQSVALFDSYTLERNALEKQVQTRSWTVTLSAYPLGRAETGVVTLPLAIELFRHAPESPISISRAEPIDGSSSTWELVVRRSTDERPSGLVSVPSS; from the coding sequence ATGATCGGAACGACACTCGGAGACATCCGCCAGCACCTCGAGGCGCTCGCCGAGGAGACGGGCCAGTACTACCTGGTCTGCGGACGAACCGGCGAACGTCCCTCACCCGCGATCGGACTTCGCTTCGAGAACAGACCGACGGCCAGAGCGGCCGCGCGGGCGACCGAACAGTATCGTGCAGCACTGCGGCGGTACGATCCGCAACTGCCGCGTTACGACGTAATCGTCTGTGAAGAAGACGGCCACTCCTCACCGAACGAGTCCGAGACAGTCAGTACAAATCACGCTCGAGGCGCGACTGCGAGTCGCGAGACACCGCTTTCCCCGCCGGACGATCGGTCGGCGTCCGAGGAGTCGCTCGTCGATTTCTGTCACGCCATCGCGGGGGCGGTGTTCGAAACCGTCGCCGAATCGTCCCACCAGTCGGTCGAACGGGCGATCATGGACACCTATCTCGAGATCGCAGAGACGATCGAAACGCCGGACGAACTCTGCCTTCGACTCCTCGAGAGCATGGCGATCGAACTCGAGCGGCGACTCGATCCGGAGGCCCAGGCCGCGATTCTCGCGGCAGCGGCCGAGCGACTGTCCTCACCGCCCGCGGACGACGACCCCCTCGAGTTCGCGCTGTCTCGGCTGCAGTCGGTCGCGCTCTTCGATAGTTACACGCTCGAGCGAAACGCCCTCGAAAAGCAGGTTCAGACGCGCTCGTGGACGGTGACGCTGTCGGCGTACCCGCTCGGGCGCGCGGAGACGGGCGTCGTCACGCTCCCGCTGGCGATCGAACTGTTTCGCCACGCTCCCGAGTCGCCGATCTCGATTTCCCGGGCCGAACCGATCGACGGGTCGTCCTCGACGTGGGAACTCGTCGTGCGGAGGTCGACCGACGAACGCCCGTCCGGGCTGGTCAGCGTTCCGTCGAGCTAG